A portion of the Sabethes cyaneus chromosome 3, idSabCyanKW18_F2, whole genome shotgun sequence genome contains these proteins:
- the LOC128743338 gene encoding solute carrier family 35 member G1, whose translation MPEHLELQQLVGGVLQSSVRRQTFPWARCSCPYLGIILATISSLFFSLCSVIVKGLVDINPIELATFRFIGVLLPSIPIAIYKEECFFPKGKRIILVLRCFVGTTGLMLSFYAFRHMPLADASVIIFSTPVFVAIFARLFLRESCGMFNVLTIFLTLIGVVLITRPPFLFGDIGTQSLADEQIMETNYDVWGPVAALSSTLFGANAYVLLRALKGLHFSVIMTNFGAFALIYTLIVCYYLGALCWPLCGTDRLLVIALALFSFGGQILLTLALQYEQAGPVAIARSADIVFAFIWQIMFFREAPNVYSVLGALLVVSSVVLSGMRKWALALPRDSDLRKRLKCFISE comes from the exons ATGCCAGAGCACTTGGAATTGCAGCAATTGGTGGGAGGCGTTCTTCAGAGCAGTGTAAGGCGTCAAACATTTCCTTGGGCCAGATGTTCTTGTCCTTACTTGGGTATCATCCTAGCTACCATTTCGTCACTATTCTTTTCATTATGCTCTGTTATTGTGAAAGGATTGGTTGATATTAACCCAATTGAATTAGCAACGTTTAG ATTCATTGGTGTGTTGCTGCCGTCGATCCCCATAGCTATATACAAGGAAGAATGCTTTTTCCCTAAGGGAAAGCGTATTATATTAGTGCTACGATGTTTCGTCGGAACAACTGGTTTGATGCTGAGCTTCTATGCATTCAGACATATGCCGCTAGCAGACGCTTCGGTAATTATATTTTCCACTCCAGTTTTCGTGGCCATATTTGCGCGCTTATTTTTGCGGGAAAGCTGCGGGATGTTTAATGTCCTTACCATATTTCTAACTCTGATTGGAGTTGTATTGATTACGCGGCCTCCATTTCTTTTTGGAGATATAGGGACACAAAGTCTAGCCGACGAGCAGATCATGGAAACAAACTACGATGTGTGGGGTCCTGTTGCAGCTCTTTCATCCACGTTGTTTGGTGCCAACGCTTATGTACTTCTGCGTGCTCTTAAGGGATTACATTTTTCTGTCATCATGACCAACTTTGGTGCATTTGCTCTCATCTATACGCTCATTGTTTGCTATTATTTGGGAGCGCTATGTTGGCCACTATGTGGAACCGATCGGCTGCTCGTAATAGCCTTGGCACTGTTCAGCTTTGGGGGGCAAATTCTGCTGACTCTTGCACTGCAATATGAACAGGCCGGGCCTGTCGCCATCGCACGATCAGCTGACATAGTGTTTGCCTTTATTtggcaaatcatgtttttcagGGAAGCCCCAAATGTGTATTCTGTGTTGGGGGCACTTTTAGTGGTTAGTTCCGTTGTGTTGTCTGGAATGCGTAAATGGGCACTCGCACTGCCAAGAGATTCGGATCTGAGGAAACGGTTAAAATGTTTCATTTCCGAGTAG